CCGACTATGTACGGTCGCTGTTGCGCGTGCTCCCGACAGGCCCCACGCCCGCAGAAACGACACGCACCGAGCGCAGTCTTCTCGCAGGTCCAGCAGTCCACGGCGCACCAACGCTCCCAGAAGGTGCGGCAAGCGTAGCGGACCACCGCCCTGTGCGCCAGCACCGGCGACTCGCGCGCCGGGCGATGGCACGTTCGCTGGTGTTCCCTTGGCGCCGCAGAACGCGCGGTCGGGGCTTGAAAGCCCCGCCTACCATCATGCTGTCGCTCCGCGACGCTCCAATCCCACCAGTCGATGCCGTTTCCGGCATCCGTCGCGCAGCGACCGGCAGCTACGCCCCGGCGGGCAGCGTTCGGATCTGCTCGGAGGCTCGTCGCCGCGCCGTGGTCTGGAGCACCTGTTCGGCTGAAGGACGGTCCAGCAGGGTCTGAAAGTCGGCGGCGGTGAGCGTGTAGGTCTCGACCGGGGTCATCGCCGTCACCGTCGCCGAGCGTGGAGTCCGTTCGAGCAGCGCCATCTCGCCGAAGAAGTCGCCGGGATGCAGTTCGGCCAGGATGGCGTCGAGCCCGGTCACGTCGTCGCGGCGTGTGACCTCGACGTCCCCCTCGACCAGCACGAAGAAGCGGTCGCCCTCGGCTCCTTGCGCCACAATCGTATCGCCGGCCGAGTAGCGCGTCACCAGCACGTTGCGGGCGAGCCGGTCCAGCTCAGCCGAGCCGAGGCTTGCGAACAGCGGCAGACCGGCCAGTCGCTCGCGCTCGGCGAGGGTGCGGTGGACGGCGTCCTGCACGTCGAGGCGGCTGGCCATCCAGCGTCGGAAGTGCCCGGCATCCAGGCTCAGCAGGCGCGTCGGCTCGTCGGCCACCACGGTGGCGGTGCGCGGCACGTTGGCGACCAGCGAAGCCTCGCCGAAGTAGTCGGCCGGCCCAAGCTGGGCGAGCCGCTCCTGATGTCCATCGGCGGCCACCCGAACCACCGATACCTCGCCCTCGAGGATCACATAGAAGCGGTCGCCGGGCGCACCCTGTCGCACGACGAGCTGCCCCGATTCCGCCGTCTCCGCGCGCAGATGGGCCGCCACGCGCCGAAGCTCGACCCGTGGCACGTCGGCCATGAAGGGCAAGCTGGCGAGCGCCTCGATGTAGTCGCGCGGCGCCTGTCCGCGCAACTGCCGCCAGCGGGCCAGCGCCAGCCGGCTCAGCGCCAACGCCACCCAGCCGATCCGTCCGAGGATCGAGAACGCGGCCGGCCCCAGCAGGAACACGCCCATGCCGACGGCGACCAGTTGGGCGCCGGGCAGCGGGCGGTTCCAGAGGTCGGCGAAGGAGCTGGCGTAGCGCAGATCGCGCGCCTCAAGGATCAGCAGCGGGATCAGCAGGGCCAGTGCGGCGTAGAAGAGGCCGTACACGGTGTAGACCCGTTCGTCGCGGCTCAACGGAGCGCGGGCACGGACACGGCTCCAGAGGCCCTCCCGCACGAACTGCAGAGCGTTGTGCCGGAGCGCCGGCATCTCCAGGTAGTCCACCAGCAGGAAGTAGCCGTCGAGATCGAGGATCGGCAGCAGATTGAAGACGCCATTCACCAGCCAGACGAAGGCAGCCTTGAAGAGGAATGCGCCCATCTCGGTGCCGTCCAGCGGGTAGGCGACCAGCGCGAGTGCGCCGCCAAGCACCAGCACCGAGAACGGACCGGCCAGCGAGACGGCCATCCGCGCCCGCCGGCTGGCCATCCAGGCGTCTGAGGTCTCCACCGTGACGATCGGGAGGCCGTAGTTGAGTCGCAGACCGGCCCCGACGATCCTGATGGCGTACCGCTTCATCGTGAGAGCCTGCGCCACCTGGTAGACCTTCACGCCGAGGATGTCGAGCGCGGCCAGCGTGAGCAGGCCGAGCGTGTACGAGCCGTTCGTCTGGAAGAGGGCGTGCTCGGCCAACAGCACCTGCCGCCACCACGCGAACAGGCCGGCCAGCACGACCACAACCCAGAGCACGCGGGCGGGCCGCGCATAGAGGAGCCAGCCACCACTGTCGTAGGCCCGCTGAAACCAGCGGTCGGCCTGAGGAAACCGCAGCAGCTCGATGTCCAGCAGCCCGCCGACGCGCTGCATCCAGCGTCCGATGGCGGAGTCGGCGTGCAGGCGTCGGTCGACGGCCGCGAAGAGGTCCGGCGGTGCTGCGCCGAGGAAGCCGTCGTGGCGCAGGCGACGTACGAGGCGGGCCAGCCGGTCGGCGACGAAGCCGCCGCGCTCCAGGAAGTGGTCGAGAGCGATCTGCCGGACGGTGCGAACGCCGTCCATGCGGTTCCACAGGTCGAGGTCGGCGTCGTCCAGGCGCAGGTAGCTGAGCGATGGCGTCCGGATGACCCAGAACTGCTGGCCGCCTCGCCCCTCCACCGAGCGCACCTCGACGTCTGGCGTCGGCGTCGGCACGTATGCGCCGAGGTCCAGTTCGTCGTCGAGCGCCAGCCACACGTCGGCGGTCGGGGGCGACTCAGCAGCGCTCGGCGAGATCGCCAGCGCCGACCAGATGCTGCTCGGCTCGGATCGGTCCGCGGCGGTAGCGAACATGCTGAGCGTCGTGGGCGATCTGGCGGCTAGACGATGCGCCCGGCCATCCGGGGGCGCTGGTCGAGCCGTGCACCGCCGCCCTGGCCGCGCAGCCCGGCGACGATGCTCGCGCGCTCGTCGTCGGTCAGGTCGAACGTCGCCAGCACGGTGTCCGGGTCGGCCCTGAGGCTCGCAGCGAAGGAGCGGTCGCGCAGGGCCCGTGCGAGAATCTCTCCGACTGCCTGCTGACTCACGTCTCGTCTCCTCATCGCTGCGCGACTACGCGAGAATGCGCGGCGGTACGCATCCCGTTACCTGCCCAGTATAGCGGTCACGCGCGGCGATGATCTGTCACGCAGCAGACATCCCGAGGCCCCTCCTGTCAGGGTAGTATGGGAAGGAGCCGCGCGCACTGCGTCCTGGCGGCCGTGACAGGTGCGGAGTCTGCCGTGCGCGCGGATTCGAGCCTGAGGAGGGTAGCATGCGGCGATGGCTGGTCTCGCTGGCGGCGGGACTGCTGATCCTGGCGGTGGCGGGGATACCGCCGGCCGAGGCTGGGCATCTGCCCGGCAAGACGATTGTGCTGCTGGGCAGCATCGGGAAGAACGCCGGGGAGACCCCGTGGGCCATGCTCAGAGAGCAGCTCACGCTGCGAGGCTTTCCGGAGGGGGAGATTCTGGAGTTCCAGTACGCCGGCGGGGCGTTCGGTCCCGACGGCTCGTACCAGGTCGCGCCGGGCGGCCAGTGCGAGAGCTACTCGAAGACATCATTCCTGGCGCTGCGAAAGCTGATGGCCGATCTCAAGCAGGCGCGGCCAAACAACGAGGTCTTCCTGGTGGGGCACGGCGTCGGCGGCTTCGTGGCGACCCAGGCGTTGTGGGGCGCAGCGTTCCAGGTCGAGGATCCGGCTATCTGGTCCAACCTGAGCGGCATCGTCAGCATCAGCGGACCGATGGCCGGCCTCAGCTCGCGACGCACGCCGTTCGAGTTCGCAAACGCCGTGCGCCTTGGCTGCGCCGAGCCGTCGATGGTGGCCTGGATGGAGGAGGTCGGCGATCCGCCGGAGCGGTACGCCCAGGTCGAGCAGCGGGCGCTGATGGCGCAGCAGCTCGGCTACAAGATCGGGTCGTTCGGCAACACGGTTGACTGTGCCTACTACTACGCCTCGCCGGACGTTTGCCCGAAGGTGACGGAGCTGGCGCAGGGGCGCGGGCTGGCCCTGCGCCTGCTGGGCGACGAGCGCCTGACGATGTTCGCCAAGACGGGCACGCTCTGGCGCGAGTACAACCTGACGACGCCGTTCGAGGGCGACGCGATCGACAACCACTCGGCCACGCTGCTCAACACCCAGCCGATGGCCGAGGTCGCGGAGTTCGTCCTGTCGCAGACGCGCTAGAGCGATGGTCGATGGTCGTGGGCCCACGACCATCGACCCACGACCTACGACCCCGGATCGGCCGGCGGCTCGGTCCAGCGGCCGTGTGAGCGGATCAGCTCGATCAGCCGCTGATCGGCGTCGGACTGCGGGATGTTCTTCTCGACGACATCCTTGCCGACGTACAGGTTGATCTTGCCGGGCGCGCCGCCGACGTACCCGAAGTCGGCGTCCGCCATCTCGCCCGGCCCGTTGACGATGCAGCCCATGATGGCGATCTTGACGCCCGTCAGATGCCCCGTGACCTGCTTGATCTGGTCGGTGACGGGCTGGAGATCGAAGAGGGTTCGGCCGCAGGATGGGCAGGCGACGTACTCGGTCTTCGAGATGCGTGCGCCGCTGGCCTGGAGCACGTTGAACGCGAGGCGGGTGGTCGGGCGCTCGTCTGACCCGCGCACCTCGACGCTGTCGCCGATGCCGTCGCAGAGCAGGCTGCCCAGGCCGACGGAGGCACGCAGCAGACGCTCGTACGGGTTGTCGGTGGCCGGCGCGATCAGATGCAGTGGGCAGTCCAGGCCCAGCTGGGCGAGCCGAGCGGCGAGCAGGCGGTACGCCCGAACGGTCACCGAGGCGTCATCCGTGGCAAGTGCTACGAGCGGGGCAGCCACGCCGGCCGCCACCGCCGTGTTGGCCCAGCCGACTAGCCGTTCGACCGCCTCGGCAATCGTGGCAGCGCCAGCCGACGTTTCGAGGATCAGCGCTCGCCCCTGGACCCCAAGGCCGCGCAACAGGTCGGCCGGGGGCGCAGCGGAGGCCGAGACCCAGTGGACGACGGTCCCGGCCTCCGCGGCCGCCACCGCATCGTCGACGGCCGGGCTGACCCTGGCCGCAGCCACAACCGACGGCGCTGCGTCGGCCA
The nucleotide sequence above comes from Chloroflexota bacterium. Encoded proteins:
- a CDS encoding cyclic nucleotide-binding domain-containing protein; the encoded protein is MFATAADRSEPSSIWSALAISPSAAESPPTADVWLALDDELDLGAYVPTPTPDVEVRSVEGRGGQQFWVIRTPSLSYLRLDDADLDLWNRMDGVRTVRQIALDHFLERGGFVADRLARLVRRLRHDGFLGAAPPDLFAAVDRRLHADSAIGRWMQRVGGLLDIELLRFPQADRWFQRAYDSGGWLLYARPARVLWVVVVLAGLFAWWRQVLLAEHALFQTNGSYTLGLLTLAALDILGVKVYQVAQALTMKRYAIRIVGAGLRLNYGLPIVTVETSDAWMASRRARMAVSLAGPFSVLVLGGALALVAYPLDGTEMGAFLFKAAFVWLVNGVFNLLPILDLDGYFLLVDYLEMPALRHNALQFVREGLWSRVRARAPLSRDERVYTVYGLFYAALALLIPLLILEARDLRYASSFADLWNRPLPGAQLVAVGMGVFLLGPAAFSILGRIGWVALALSRLALARWRQLRGQAPRDYIEALASLPFMADVPRVELRRVAAHLRAETAESGQLVVRQGAPGDRFYVILEGEVSVVRVAADGHQERLAQLGPADYFGEASLVANVPRTATVVADEPTRLLSLDAGHFRRWMASRLDVQDAVHRTLAERERLAGLPLFASLGSAELDRLARNVLVTRYSAGDTIVAQGAEGDRFFVLVEGDVEVTRRDDVTGLDAILAELHPGDFFGEMALLERTPRSATVTAMTPVETYTLTAADFQTLLDRPSAEQVLQTTARRRASEQIRTLPAGA